In Nematostella vectensis chromosome 12, jaNemVect1.1, whole genome shotgun sequence, the genomic window GCTCTGCCTTCTGTCACGCAATGACCTTGTGTTACTGATCCAAGTGCGTAAGGTTTTTGCCTTCTCcaccacctccccccccccccccccccccccgccttcTAAGACTAGCAGATTGAAAAGATGATAGGGATATCGATGGAACTAGGACTAGGATTTTAATAGGGGGAGCAAGAATATTTTGGGACTGCTGTTTACACTTAATATCCTTTTAATTGCAAGGCAATGCATCTTCTGCATCTTGGGTAGGTTGAGATGTCGCGGGAAATGATTTAACTCGTTTCACATGTGGCTCACCTGACTCGTATGTATGTCAGGGGCGTATCCAGGattcaaaatggggggggatggataatggccggatagacggcttataactgatcacGTTGTTCTTGGTAGATCACTTCATAGATCTTACAGCACTTCACGCTAAATTCGATTTGTCCAgccagcaaagtcaagcaggcgaaggaaAATGGACAGTCTCCCGTCCcacagacatttattttcttcaaacaaagtgacaatttaattttttactctcaaaaggggggggggggtgaatatccacccaatccgccccccccccccctaatccACCCCTGTTAGTAGATAGGAAATGTTTGCAATTCTCTGTCTCTGCTCTGTCACGGTAGATGATGGTACCACGGGTCACCGTCCCGTTTCTGTTACGTACTCCAATCAGGTTAATGAAGTGCGGTAAGACGGCACTCACGCTCAACGGCCTTATTCGAGAAGACGAGGGATTCATTAGTCCTTAGTGTAGAGAGCAAGGGTTTTTACCCCTCTGAGACCGTGGATGGAGCTCTTTCCAAAGACCCCAAGGACCTTCCCATTCATTTTAATTTTCGCGCCACTCTCAGATTATAGCAAATGATCGAAGCATTAAGCAAACCTTACGTTTATCGAAGCGACGATAACAAAACAAGATAGCATTAGACATAGGCCTTTAGTTCTCCTCAAAGCGGAGTAACGATATCGCATTCAGGTCAGTTTGCATTTACTTCGACCAATGCCTCGAAAATCCCTGAGATTTCTCAGGAGTGATACCACGCAAAGTCATCGCGCGCTAACCATGGCCACATTCGCAGTTTTAGGAAATTTAGTCAATAAAAAGGACTATAAAGCAAGTAACGTAGTGTAGCTAAAAAATGCTCCAGTGTTCTTCAGAACAAGACGAAATCCTAGAAGCTCTAAAATTGTGTCATTCAAAAAGAAATTCGGATCTTGTCTGATCTTAACGCTCCTCAGAAAACTATGTCTTCATGCGCCCACCGGATCGCACTATTACCAAACTGAAGATTTGCGGTAGCGATCGatgataattaaaataataatatttttacaTTATAAAGGCGGGATTGTGTTGCttagtttttttaattcatgTGATAGTGTGATAAGTGACCAAAAGCGAACCGTACTGAAATAATAAGAAAACTGCGGTACCTAATTAATGAACACCTTAGGGGGTTTACATTTAGCAAATTAGCTCTAATTGTATTGAAGAAATTGAGACCTATCTTGTAAAGATTAGGATAATCTTTTAATGTGGTTCACAGGTTCGGAGTCAATTAGAGCAAGAACTAATATCCTTGGCATGTCTagacaataataaaaaattcaTGTCCTTTAACCAATGGCAGCACTCTAGAAAATTCTCTTACAATCACTTTATCAACCAAATGTATGAATTCATTTATTGAGCAGGAGTGAATTATTGGGATCTACCAATACAAAAGGGTCGTTTGTCAAGAGATGTTTTtaatggatatttttttctgttttacaGAGGTTTTCTGACGATAGCTCTAGAGATGATAGCTGTACAGCTGATAGCTGAGAGCTGTACTTCATAAATTTGCGGCGAggtgacaaaaaaaaagagttctCCGGCGACAGCAAAGCAAGACATTGAAATTTTTCTCAAAACCCTCGAAGAAGCAGATGATTTATGCATTAAGGTGATTTGACCAAAAACATGGCAGTCACAGGCCTTCTAAACATCTCTCTACTCGTAAATTACACAAACAGTTCCGATTATACCCCGAATGCTGCTTTGTCCCCCGAGCTGGAGCCGAAGGTACTAGAGATTTTCCGACTCTGCCTTAGCGCCCTGATCTGCTCGACAGGAATTGTGGGTAATATCCTTGTTGTCATAATCACAACGTGCAATCGTAAAACACGGACGGCAGTGAACTACTACATCCTGAATTTGGCGATCTCCGATCTTGGCATCCTTGCAATCTGTTTCCCGTTTATCTTAGTCAAAACGGAGGACCCCCTGCATTGGCCTCTCGGGGGCTTCGTGTGCAAAGTCATCTACCCGCTCTCTGACATCTTCTACGGCGTTTCTATTGGATCAATTGTTGCTATAGCGATAGACAGGTACAAGGCCATCGTTCGCAGCATGCGTGCCCAGAAGACCTTGCAAGCTGCCAAGTGGGTCATCTTATTTATTTGGGTTTTCGCGTTTGTGGGATTCGTATTACCATTGTACTTTGTGATGGACTTTCTTGTGGACGCGAATGGACCTGGGACAGTGGACTGCACGCCTACCTGGCCAATGCCAGAAGTCACCATGCGTCTGTACGTGTTCTCCTTAACCTTCTTCTGGTATGTTCTCCCGCTAGCTGTTATTGTCTGGGTGTATAGGAAGATCGCGCAGAAGATCCGGGCCAGCCGCGCACTGCACAAGACCATGCGCAGCCAGGTTGGGAGAAAATACAGCGAGattggaaaagaaaaaagcaaaGCCGCGCGTCGAAAGCACGACGATTCCAACGCCAAAGCCCTCAAGATACTAATCCCAGTTGTTTGCGTCTTCTCTCTCACTATGTTTCCTTTCCATTTGTTTCGCTGCACGCAGATGATCGTGGATATGTCCAGTTTTGAATACATGTGGGCCATATATAATGTATGCACCGTCTGTCTGCTCGCGAACAGCTCGGCAAACCCGATCATTTACTCGATGGTTTCCGACGAGTTTCGACGTCGATTCCGACAGCTACTTTGTTTACAGTGGAATAAATTTAACGACAGTTTGTCGGTTAGGAGATCGCACCGCGCACCGAGCACTTCGGCACATCGACTGACCTCACAGACGCAACGTAGCTTCCACAAAAACTCGTGATTATATTATGGAAATATTAATCAATGGCAGTCGTTTTTCTGGATGGTTTGAGAGCCTGGGATGAGCGCACGGTAAACCTTTgatgttttttaaaacaaacaagtttaaaaaaaaactctagtGGGGCCTGGGTCTGTTTCAAATGGGCGGCctgcaaaatcgtagtaaacacgaattcttgcgagtttacgtggaaattctcgacgTTCGCCGTTCTTgagaaaaaagcaaataaaaaaagcata contains:
- the LOC116615537 gene encoding somatostatin receptor type 5; translation: MAVTGLLNISLLVNYTNSSDYTPNAALSPELEPKVLEIFRLCLSALICSTGIVGNILVVIITTCNRKTRTAVNYYILNLAISDLGILAICFPFILVKTEDPLHWPLGGFVCKVIYPLSDIFYGVSIGSIVAIAIDRYKAIVRSMRAQKTLQAAKWVILFIWVFAFVGFVLPLYFVMDFLVDANGPGTVDCTPTWPMPEVTMRLYVFSLTFFWYVLPLAVIVWVYRKIAQKIRASRALHKTMRSQVGRKYSEIGKEKSKAARRKHDDSNAKALKILIPVVCVFSLTMFPFHLFRCTQMIVDMSSFEYMWAIYNVCTVCLLANSSANPIIYSMVSDEFRRRFRQLLCLQWNKFNDSLSVRRSHRAPSTSAHRLTSQTQRSFHKNS